A DNA window from Iodobacter ciconiae contains the following coding sequences:
- the ycaO gene encoding 30S ribosomal protein S12 methylthiotransferase accessory factor YcaO: protein MHTENQAESFIIGKDASLEYSIRTMQEKLLARKIHIEETSWLNPVECIWSVHIRDRDCPLLFTNGKGASKLAARASALGEYFERLGCHYFWTHFYLGETRSNLPVVHYPQERWFAPTEDGNLPEGILNPELIAFYNPQSSLDDKMLVDLNSGNPERGICALPYTRLSDNELTWIPVNIIGNLYVSNGMSAGNTMLEARSQALSEILERHIKFRIIAEGICLPDVPEEVINRFPGIAAGVKALRAAGFGILVKDASLGGRYPVMNVTLLHPDDQGCFASFGAHPRFEVALERALTELLQGRALDTLTQFPEPGFDMEEIAGASNLELHFIDSSGTISWDFLKDTPDFAFSDWSFSSTTAEDYQWLVDCIHAEGKQIYVADFTELDVYSCRILVPGMSEIYQIDDLEWENNSIGNEIRPAILRLNQLDDIECAELLTTLQTIGLTDDRSIWEIIGLAAAAGSAWKTLRIGELKTLLALAIGDKNATLEGCDWVHHFGQIEESRRRVYRCVENLINLHKTEMFHHSLELMYGTETLYLAMDLLKRKQRFFGLNELGPDMSGSPVHTRLLEAYDKLGLNTAK from the coding sequence ATGCATACTGAAAACCAAGCAGAGAGCTTTATCATCGGCAAAGATGCCTCACTTGAATACTCTATCCGCACCATGCAGGAAAAACTGCTGGCGCGCAAAATTCATATTGAAGAGACATCCTGGCTAAACCCGGTTGAATGCATCTGGTCGGTGCATATTCGCGATCGCGATTGCCCTCTGTTATTTACTAATGGAAAAGGTGCATCTAAATTAGCCGCACGCGCGAGTGCTTTAGGTGAGTATTTTGAGCGCCTTGGCTGCCATTATTTCTGGACGCACTTTTACCTGGGTGAAACGCGCAGCAACTTGCCAGTTGTGCATTACCCGCAAGAGCGCTGGTTTGCACCAACGGAAGATGGCAACTTGCCCGAAGGTATTTTGAATCCTGAGCTGATAGCTTTTTATAATCCGCAAAGCTCGCTGGATGACAAAATGCTAGTGGATCTGAACTCTGGTAATCCAGAGCGCGGCATCTGCGCCCTGCCCTATACTCGCCTTAGTGATAATGAGTTGACCTGGATTCCGGTTAATATTATCGGCAATCTATATGTAAGCAACGGCATGTCGGCAGGCAACACCATGCTGGAAGCACGCAGCCAGGCTTTATCCGAAATCCTTGAGCGCCATATTAAATTCCGCATTATTGCTGAAGGCATTTGCCTGCCGGATGTACCTGAAGAAGTGATTAACCGCTTTCCCGGTATTGCAGCCGGAGTGAAAGCCCTTCGTGCTGCAGGTTTTGGCATCCTGGTAAAAGACGCATCGCTGGGTGGACGCTATCCTGTGATGAATGTGACCCTGCTGCACCCGGACGATCAAGGTTGCTTTGCCAGCTTTGGTGCACACCCGCGTTTTGAAGTGGCGCTGGAGCGCGCCTTAACTGAGCTATTGCAAGGCCGTGCACTGGATACGCTGACCCAATTTCCAGAGCCTGGCTTTGATATGGAAGAAATCGCCGGTGCATCTAATCTGGAACTGCACTTTATTGATTCCAGCGGCACCATCAGCTGGGATTTTCTGAAAGACACACCAGACTTTGCCTTTAGCGACTGGAGCTTTAGCAGCACCACGGCAGAAGATTACCAATGGCTGGTAGATTGCATTCATGCCGAGGGCAAGCAAATCTATGTGGCGGACTTTACCGAGCTGGATGTCTATAGCTGCCGCATTCTGGTGCCGGGCATGTCAGAGATTTATCAGATTGACGATCTTGAATGGGAAAACAATAGCATCGGCAATGAAATTCGCCCGGCCATTTTAAGACTCAACCAGCTAGATGATATCGAATGCGCCGAACTGCTGACTACCCTGCAAACCATAGGGCTGACTGACGATAGATCAATTTGGGAGATCATCGGCCTTGCCGCCGCCGCTGGCTCGGCCTGGAAAACACTGAGAATTGGTGAATTGAAAACACTGCTGGCCCTGGCCATTGGTGACAAAAACGCCACACTAGAAGGCTGCGACTGGGTACATCACTTCGGCCAGATAGAAGAATCCCGGCGCCGCGTTTATCGCTGTGTAGAAAACCTGATTAATCTGCACAAAACCGAGATGTTCCATCATTCCTTAGAACTAATGTACGGCACTGAAACGCTATACCTGGCGATGGATCTGTTAAAACGCAAGCAACGCTTCTTTGGCCTTAATGAGCTTGGCCCAGATATGTCTGGCAGCCCGGTTCATACACGTTTACTTGAGGCTTATGACAAGCTGGGATTAAACACAGCTAAATAA
- a CDS encoding beta-glucosidase family protein: protein MQKMFCTKKTALAITLSLVLGVGLTACDNEDEDDASSSNVNAWMTSSIIAKMNTAKTDTDKEAIANKRAKLLIAKMTLEQKLQQLTGSAPEIVPELPNCKGARHVSPITALNIPTFRITNGPVGLGQNDCISTLVTPIMISVGGSLIDITAYSDASSAKATALPSAMAAAASFDPSVAGSYGDVIGTEMANLALHEFEAPGMNMARLPILGRNFEYFGEDPFLSGTMAVSEIKSIQAKGMIAMAKHYVGNEQETNRTSIQETIDRQAMRELYLLPFEMSVKDGKVASIMCAYNYVNGISSCENKETLTDILRNDWGFTGYVQSDFFATKTTVDTMNNGMDFMMPIPLQWAPALLTSALAAGTITLPQIDRALERRYTQMFKYGIFDRQIQQTPIDFTAGGMKARDIGTKAAVLLQNNGALPLASTVQNIVLIGKASQIYAQQAVAGGVLVGKPMGGGGGSSDVVPNYTVTPVDGIKNILKTLGNTTATVKLILIDDANTTATIDGTLTTFAAATTAAASADAVVIMAGTISEEGADRATFTSTSGTTLADSAAAGSSLDWYAAAPSKIATNTTANTAKNSGTVEMIKAIQAIAPTKTTLVLKDNAGVAMDPALVGAAGPAILEVWFPGQEDGNIVADLLFGQKNPSGKLPVTFPFAGNSFLDQVAADGSQFPGKLQADGTTSIVNYSEGLRIGYRWYDAHNIAPAFPFGHGLSYTTFTITNPSVTANGSKYNVKATVKNTGSRAGAEVVQVYITLPNYDKLPGLPQAPKRLVGFSKVVLAAGASKDVIITIDPAASNHPLSYWDTSTNLWITPTGTYTVSVGNSSKKLTTVTFSK, encoded by the coding sequence ATGCAAAAAATGTTTTGCACTAAAAAAACCGCTCTAGCCATTACACTCAGCTTGGTTCTAGGTGTGGGCCTCACCGCTTGTGATAATGAAGATGAAGATGACGCCTCTTCATCCAACGTTAATGCCTGGATGACTTCATCCATCATCGCAAAAATGAATACCGCAAAAACGGACACCGACAAAGAAGCTATAGCAAATAAACGGGCCAAGCTGCTAATTGCTAAGATGACGCTTGAGCAGAAACTACAACAACTAACTGGCTCGGCTCCGGAAATCGTTCCGGAACTGCCGAACTGCAAAGGCGCCCGCCACGTATCACCCATCACTGCACTGAACATCCCCACTTTCCGCATCACTAACGGTCCCGTCGGCCTGGGACAGAATGATTGCATTTCGACATTAGTTACCCCGATCATGATTTCTGTGGGCGGCTCGTTAATCGACATTACTGCATATTCAGATGCCTCCTCTGCCAAAGCCACCGCACTGCCATCGGCCATGGCTGCAGCAGCCTCATTCGATCCGAGCGTTGCCGGCAGCTACGGCGATGTTATCGGCACCGAAATGGCTAACCTGGCACTGCACGAATTTGAAGCCCCGGGAATGAATATGGCCCGACTGCCTATCCTCGGCCGTAATTTCGAATACTTCGGTGAAGATCCCTTCCTGTCCGGCACAATGGCAGTCAGTGAAATCAAATCGATCCAGGCCAAAGGGATGATCGCCATGGCCAAGCATTACGTTGGCAACGAGCAGGAAACCAACCGCACGTCGATCCAGGAAACCATCGACCGCCAAGCGATGCGTGAGCTCTACCTGCTGCCGTTTGAAATGTCCGTCAAGGACGGTAAAGTGGCTTCGATCATGTGCGCGTACAACTACGTAAATGGTATATCGTCATGCGAGAACAAAGAAACACTGACCGATATCCTGCGCAATGACTGGGGCTTCACTGGCTACGTCCAGTCCGATTTCTTCGCTACCAAGACAACGGTAGACACAATGAATAACGGTATGGACTTCATGATGCCGATTCCGCTGCAATGGGCTCCGGCTTTACTGACCTCAGCGCTTGCAGCTGGCACGATCACCCTGCCCCAAATCGACAGAGCCTTGGAGCGCCGTTATACCCAGATGTTCAAGTACGGCATTTTTGACCGGCAGATCCAACAGACCCCTATCGACTTTACCGCAGGTGGTATGAAGGCCCGTGATATAGGCACCAAGGCTGCTGTTCTGCTGCAGAACAATGGCGCATTGCCTTTGGCATCGACCGTGCAGAACATCGTGCTAATCGGCAAGGCAAGCCAAATCTATGCGCAACAGGCCGTGGCTGGAGGAGTACTGGTTGGCAAGCCCATGGGTGGCGGTGGTGGCAGCTCTGACGTCGTACCAAACTACACAGTGACACCGGTCGATGGCATCAAGAATATACTCAAAACCCTGGGCAACACCACGGCAACGGTGAAGCTGATCCTCATTGACGATGCCAACACGACAGCAACTATCGACGGCACCTTAACAACCTTTGCTGCCGCGACAACGGCAGCGGCAAGTGCTGATGCAGTGGTCATAATGGCCGGAACCATCTCCGAAGAAGGTGCAGACCGAGCAACCTTCACCAGCACCTCTGGCACCACCCTGGCCGACTCCGCGGCTGCCGGCAGCAGCCTCGACTGGTACGCCGCTGCGCCAAGCAAGATTGCCACAAATACAACGGCAAATACAGCCAAAAACAGTGGCACTGTCGAGATGATCAAAGCCATCCAGGCTATAGCACCAACCAAGACCACACTAGTTCTAAAAGACAATGCCGGTGTCGCCATGGATCCTGCTCTGGTAGGAGCAGCCGGCCCGGCCATCCTCGAAGTCTGGTTCCCAGGCCAGGAAGATGGCAATATTGTTGCTGATCTGCTGTTCGGCCAGAAAAACCCATCCGGCAAGCTGCCGGTAACCTTTCCGTTTGCTGGCAATAGCTTCCTGGATCAGGTTGCCGCAGATGGCAGCCAATTTCCGGGAAAACTCCAGGCTGACGGTACAACAAGCATAGTCAACTACAGCGAAGGCTTGAGGATCGGCTATCGCTGGTACGATGCCCACAATATCGCTCCTGCCTTTCCCTTTGGCCACGGTCTATCGTACACAACATTCACCATCACCAACCCCAGCGTTACTGCCAATGGCAGCAAATATAATGTCAAGGCTACGGTAAAGAATACGGGCTCCAGGGCGGGGGCCGAAGTGGTTCAGGTCTATATCACTTTGCCAAACTATGACAAGCTACCGGGCCTTCCTCAAGCGCCGAAGCGCCTGGTTGGATTCAGCAAAGTCGTGCTGGCTGCAGGCGCATCGAAGGATGTAATCATCACCATCGATCCAGCAGCATCCAACCATCCGCTGAGCTACTGGGACACAAGTACCAACTTATGGATCACGCCGACAGGCACCTACACTGTTTCGGTCGGCAACTCTTCGAAGAAACTAACCACCGTAACCTTTAGCAAGTAA
- a CDS encoding LysM peptidoglycan-binding domain-containing protein, with translation MSLMANILLPRHILFRVFNPILYNKQKAQPKNVHIVKPGETLGGIAAKYSVDIESLMLANSITDKNKIYVRQHLNILNGSASKEASSHAENKQKSSDKTTLSSQKEILKLKKEKVFK, from the coding sequence GTGAGCTTAATGGCCAATATTCTCTTACCGCGCCATATTTTGTTCAGAGTATTCAACCCGATATTATATAATAAACAAAAAGCACAACCTAAAAATGTACATATTGTTAAGCCCGGTGAGACGCTAGGAGGTATTGCTGCTAAGTATTCAGTGGATATTGAATCCTTAATGTTAGCTAATAGTATTACAGATAAAAATAAAATTTATGTAAGGCAGCACTTAAATATACTAAATGGTTCAGCTTCCAAAGAGGCGTCGTCACATGCTGAAAATAAACAAAAGTCTTCAGATAAAACAACTCTAAGCAGCCAGAAGGAGATTCTAAAGCTAAAAAAAGAGAAGGTGTTCAAGTAA
- the dusA gene encoding tRNA dihydrouridine(20/20a) synthase DusA, with translation MQENHQVKDIKPSRRYSIAPMLDWTDRHYRYFARRLTKHTWLYTEMVTTGAIIHGDKQRHLNFDEIENPIALQLGGSDPMALATCAKIGESWGYDEINLNVGCPSERVQNGAFGACLMAEPLLVADCVKAMKDVVDIDVTIKHRIGIDQEESYDFVRDFVGTVADAGCNTFIVHARNAILKGLSPKENREIPPLKYHYAYQLKQDFPHLEIIVNGGITTHEQAAEHLKHLDGVMVGREAYHNPWKLTQVDELFYGGAAHTASRAQVMHAMRRFIEAEMAQGLPIRLMTRHILGLFQHQPGARTWRRMLSDSKLLKDADFQLIENALREVTKGHP, from the coding sequence ATGCAAGAGAATCATCAAGTTAAAGATATCAAACCCAGCCGCCGTTACTCCATTGCACCCATGTTGGATTGGACTGACCGCCATTATCGTTATTTCGCAAGACGGCTAACCAAGCACACCTGGCTGTATACCGAGATGGTGACCACTGGCGCGATTATTCATGGGGATAAGCAGCGGCATTTAAATTTTGATGAGATAGAAAACCCGATTGCTTTGCAGCTGGGTGGGTCTGATCCAATGGCTTTGGCAACTTGCGCCAAGATTGGCGAGAGCTGGGGCTATGACGAGATTAATCTGAATGTGGGTTGCCCTTCCGAGCGGGTGCAAAACGGCGCGTTTGGCGCTTGCCTGATGGCGGAGCCGCTTTTGGTGGCCGATTGTGTAAAGGCCATGAAAGATGTGGTGGATATTGATGTCACCATCAAGCATCGTATCGGTATTGATCAGGAAGAAAGCTACGACTTTGTGCGCGATTTTGTGGGTACGGTAGCTGATGCGGGCTGTAATACTTTTATTGTGCATGCACGGAATGCAATTTTAAAAGGCTTATCACCTAAAGAAAACCGCGAAATTCCCCCGCTTAAATATCATTATGCTTATCAGCTGAAACAGGATTTCCCGCATTTAGAGATTATCGTCAATGGCGGCATTACCACACATGAGCAGGCGGCGGAGCATTTAAAGCATCTGGATGGCGTGATGGTGGGGCGCGAGGCTTACCATAACCCGTGGAAACTGACGCAAGTGGACGAGTTGTTTTACGGCGGCGCAGCGCATACTGCCTCCCGCGCGCAAGTGATGCACGCGATGCGGCGCTTTATTGAGGCGGAAATGGCGCAGGGCTTGCCGATACGCTTAATGACCCGGCATATTCTGGGCTTATTCCAGCATCAGCCGGGGGCCAGAACCTGGCGACGGATGTTATCTGATTCCAAACTGCTTAAAGATGCTGACTTCCAGCTGATTGAAAACGCACTACGTGAAGTAACCAAAGGCCACCCTTAA
- a CDS encoding retropepsin-like aspartic protease family protein — protein sequence MKQLALLLALMIPPALATEVTLLAAMGNKGILLIDGQKKTLAVGQQLGEVKLLAVSSEQATVMIGTRQRQLLLGQGYIASNKAESDSAGSLTLSPDAQGHYFADIAVRGISQRGIIDTGASLLSMPRNLASNMGVDYKQGIEARTQTANGTIKSWQITIAQIRIGSLLLNNVQASVRDQDNGPLLIGNSVLNRFQMKREQELLILQKKNYQ from the coding sequence ATGAAGCAACTCGCCCTCTTACTGGCATTAATGATTCCGCCCGCATTGGCCACCGAAGTAACGCTGCTGGCGGCAATGGGCAATAAGGGCATTTTGCTGATTGACGGGCAAAAAAAGACTTTAGCGGTGGGTCAGCAATTGGGCGAGGTAAAGTTGCTGGCTGTTAGCAGCGAGCAAGCCACCGTTATGATAGGCACACGCCAGCGTCAGCTTTTATTGGGCCAAGGTTATATTGCCAGCAACAAGGCAGAAAGCGATAGCGCAGGCAGTTTAACGCTTAGCCCGGATGCGCAAGGCCATTATTTTGCCGATATTGCCGTGCGTGGCATCAGCCAGCGCGGCATTATTGATACCGGAGCCAGCCTTTTATCTATGCCGCGTAATCTGGCCAGCAATATGGGTGTGGATTATAAACAGGGCATCGAAGCCCGCACGCAAACGGCCAACGGCACGATTAAATCCTGGCAGATTACAATTGCACAAATCCGCATCGGCTCATTACTGCTAAATAATGTGCAAGCCAGCGTACGCGACCAGGATAACGGCCCTTTATTAATTGGCAATAGTGTTTTGAACCGCTTTCAAATGAAACGCGAGCAAGAGCTGCTTATCTTACAAAAGAAGAATTACCAATGA
- the rdgB gene encoding RdgB/HAM1 family non-canonical purine NTP pyrophosphatase, whose protein sequence is MTSPLDTNRKIIVLASNNAGKVKEFNRLFAALDIQIVPQGELGVAECEEPHHTFIENALEKARHASRITGLPALADDSGLCVHALGGAPGVYSARFAGEPKSDARNNQKLVESLAGQTDRSAYYYAALVLVRHADDPQPLISDGICRGEILETSHGEGGFGYDPLFLLPQFGKTAAEISAEEKSQISHRGKALRELIAKLQETGL, encoded by the coding sequence ATGACGAGTCCCCTAGATACAAATCGTAAGATCATCGTATTAGCCAGTAATAACGCCGGTAAGGTTAAAGAATTTAACCGCCTGTTTGCCGCGCTGGATATCCAGATTGTTCCGCAGGGCGAGCTGGGCGTGGCCGAGTGCGAAGAGCCGCACCACACATTCATTGAAAACGCCTTGGAAAAAGCCCGCCACGCCAGCCGGATTACCGGCCTGCCTGCACTGGCCGATGATTCCGGCCTTTGTGTGCATGCACTGGGCGGAGCACCGGGTGTTTACTCGGCCCGCTTTGCGGGTGAGCCAAAATCGGATGCGCGCAATAATCAGAAATTGGTCGAGAGCCTTGCCGGGCAAACGGATCGCAGCGCTTATTACTATGCCGCGCTGGTTTTAGTGCGCCATGCGGATGACCCGCAGCCCTTGATTAGCGACGGCATTTGCCGGGGAGAAATCCTTGAAACCAGCCACGGTGAGGGTGGTTTTGGCTATGATCCGCTGTTTTTGCTGCCGCAGTTTGGCAAAACAGCCGCCGAAATCAGCGCGGAAGAAAAAAGCCAGATCTCGCATCGCGGCAAAGCTTTGCGTGAACTGATCGCTAAATTACAGGAAACAGGCTTATGA
- the hemW gene encoding radical SAM family heme chaperone HemW, translated as MQSISMPIGKANWGLSALPPLALYIHFPWCIKKCPYCDFNSHAQKGALPEQQYIAALLTDLESCLPLMWGRPITSIFMGGGTPSLFSAEAINQLLEGIRARVRLHPDAEITLEANPGTFESEKFAGYHTAGITRLSIGIQSFNTEHLKALGRVHDEKEAHRAIEIAHQHFDNFNLDIMYALPKQTLSDALLDIRTAIACQPTHLSAYHLTLEPNTLFHRYPPALPDEDCSADMSDTIEAELAAAGFEHYETSAFSQDKRQAKHNLNYWQFGDYLGIGAGAHAKISFPDKIIRQMRYKQPTEYLQKIAAGSAVQTEEQITLEQLPFEFMLNALRLTGGFDLSLFEERTGLPLTKVIHQIEKAVTDGLLERQLNHIQPTLHGQRFLNALLERFLP; from the coding sequence ATGCAATCGATTTCCATGCCCATCGGCAAAGCTAACTGGGGGCTTTCTGCCTTACCGCCTTTGGCGCTGTATATTCACTTTCCCTGGTGCATTAAAAAATGCCCTTACTGTGATTTCAACTCGCACGCGCAAAAAGGCGCACTGCCGGAGCAGCAGTATATTGCCGCTCTGCTGACTGATTTGGAGTCCTGTTTGCCGCTGATGTGGGGCAGGCCGATTACCAGTATTTTTATGGGTGGCGGCACACCGAGCTTGTTTTCTGCTGAGGCAATTAATCAATTACTGGAAGGGATTCGGGCCAGAGTGCGTTTGCACCCCGATGCCGAGATCACACTGGAAGCCAATCCGGGCACATTCGAGAGCGAGAAATTTGCCGGCTACCACACCGCAGGCATTACGCGTTTATCGATTGGTATTCAGAGCTTTAATACTGAGCACCTTAAAGCCCTAGGCCGTGTACATGATGAAAAGGAGGCCCATCGCGCCATCGAAATTGCCCATCAGCATTTTGATAATTTCAATCTGGATATTATGTATGCCCTGCCCAAGCAAACGCTTAGCGATGCGCTGCTGGATATTCGCACCGCCATTGCCTGCCAACCCACGCACCTTTCGGCTTACCACCTGACTTTAGAGCCCAATACGCTATTTCACCGCTACCCGCCTGCCTTGCCCGATGAAGATTGCAGCGCTGATATGTCAGATACAATTGAAGCGGAGCTTGCCGCAGCTGGCTTTGAGCATTACGAAACCAGCGCATTTTCCCAAGATAAACGTCAGGCTAAGCACAATTTAAATTACTGGCAATTTGGTGATTACCTGGGGATTGGGGCGGGGGCACATGCCAAAATCAGCTTCCCGGATAAAATCATCCGGCAAATGCGCTATAAGCAGCCCACTGAATACTTACAAAAAATAGCGGCGGGTTCTGCGGTACAAACGGAAGAGCAAATCACTTTAGAGCAGCTGCCCTTTGAATTTATGCTCAATGCCCTGCGCCTGACCGGGGGCTTTGATCTAAGCCTGTTTGAAGAGCGCACCGGCTTGCCGCTAACTAAGGTCATTCACCAGATTGAGAAAGCCGTTACGGATGGATTATTAGAGCGCCAGCTTAATCATATTCAGCCAACTTTACACGGACAGCGGTTTTTAAATGCGCTGCTAGAGCGATTTTTGCCTTAA
- a CDS encoding type IV pilin protein, translating into MRNQHGFTLIEVMIAVAIIGILASIAIPQYADYVTRSRLVEAQSKLSDTRVRLEQFFVNNRTYLGFTCTQAAAANENFSIACTTQTASTFTITATGSNKMTGFSFTLDDLNQKTSAITASGWSDPSPNNCWVSKKPNLC; encoded by the coding sequence ATGCGAAACCAGCATGGATTTACCCTGATTGAAGTCATGATTGCCGTTGCCATTATCGGCATTCTGGCCTCGATTGCAATCCCTCAATATGCAGACTATGTAACCCGCAGCCGCCTGGTCGAGGCACAAAGCAAGCTGAGCGATACCCGCGTCCGGCTGGAGCAATTTTTTGTAAATAACCGCACTTACCTAGGTTTTACCTGTACCCAAGCGGCAGCTGCTAATGAAAACTTTAGCATCGCATGCACCACGCAAACAGCCAGCACTTTTACGATCACCGCAACGGGTAGCAATAAAATGACGGGGTTTAGCTTTACGCTGGATGATCTTAACCAGAAAACTTCGGCTATCACTGCGTCGGGCTGGTCTGATCCTTCCCCTAATAATTGCTGGGTCAGCAAAAAGCCGAATCTTTGTTAG
- a CDS encoding GspH/FimT family pseudopilin — translation MNFSLQKHHGFSLIEIMIVLVIFGVLAAIAMPGFQDWVRSAKLRSFAESFQTAVQTARAEAINRNAYVELVLTNSAVGADAARNANAVTVTATGTAWLIRECTTCANINTAATTAETYPFIGGKVLAEGGSNNPPGLNASAGLIRFDGLGRANAAFNLIVADTPALATPADCGLAGAGPVTDPARVCVVLDRGGNARMCLPDAPATQPSSCARS, via the coding sequence ATGAACTTCTCCTTGCAAAAACACCATGGTTTTAGCCTGATTGAGATCATGATTGTGCTGGTGATCTTCGGTGTATTGGCGGCTATCGCTATGCCTGGTTTTCAAGACTGGGTTCGCAGCGCTAAATTACGCAGCTTTGCCGAATCCTTTCAAACTGCAGTTCAAACTGCCAGGGCCGAAGCCATTAATCGCAATGCCTATGTTGAGCTTGTTTTAACCAATAGTGCAGTAGGGGCCGATGCAGCCAGAAATGCCAATGCAGTAACCGTGACCGCAACAGGTACAGCCTGGCTGATTCGTGAATGCACTACCTGCGCCAATATCAATACGGCAGCCACCACAGCAGAGACCTACCCCTTTATTGGCGGGAAAGTTCTGGCAGAAGGCGGCAGTAATAATCCTCCCGGGCTCAATGCCAGTGCAGGTTTAATCCGCTTTGATGGCTTGGGCAGGGCCAATGCAGCTTTTAACCTGATTGTGGCCGACACCCCCGCCTTGGCAACCCCTGCAGATTGTGGCCTGGCAGGTGCCGGGCCAGTTACGGATCCGGCCAGAGTTTGTGTCGTTTTAGATCGTGGCGGCAACGCAAGAATGTGCCTGCCCGATGCGCCGGCAACTCAGCCCAGCTCTTGTGCAAGGAGCTAA
- a CDS encoding type IV pilus modification PilV family protein: MQFSLLKQRGSMLLEAMVGITIFSFGVLSILALQGNAMRHVSSTSSRTSAMQLIQRIDGLMRVNPRTANLDSFRMSSCTSATATSAAGIWSRAVAAQLPGATCTVTIDNDNAAGRTIRCFRRAVVTISWPVRRGELTGTSGLTDSNGGQMNIATNVSDIQTVWSDTPNGTLCNN; encoded by the coding sequence ATGCAATTTTCTCTCCTAAAACAGCGCGGCTCCATGTTGCTGGAAGCCATGGTAGGCATCACGATTTTTTCATTTGGCGTGCTGTCTATTCTGGCCCTGCAAGGCAATGCCATGCGCCATGTATCCAGCACCTCTTCACGCACATCAGCCATGCAATTGATCCAAAGAATTGATGGCCTGATGCGGGTGAATCCGCGCACTGCCAATTTAGATAGCTTTCGGATGAGCAGCTGCACCTCGGCCACAGCCACCTCGGCAGCAGGCATTTGGTCCAGAGCTGTTGCAGCACAACTGCCCGGAGCCACATGCACCGTAACGATTGATAACGACAACGCAGCCGGGCGCACTATTCGTTGCTTTCGCCGTGCCGTCGTCACCATTAGCTGGCCGGTGCGCCGTGGCGAGCTGACAGGCACAAGCGGGCTAACCGACAGCAACGGCGGGCAAATGAATATTGCCACTAATGTGTCCGATATCCAGACGGTGTGGAGCGACACGCCTAACGGCACTCTGTGCAATAACTAA